One Gossypium hirsutum isolate 1008001.06 chromosome A11, Gossypium_hirsutum_v2.1, whole genome shotgun sequence genomic window carries:
- the LOC107935768 gene encoding putative disease resistance protein RGA3 — MAEAIAFDLAVELITKLTSFAASQIGLWWNVKDDLDDLKTTVSTIKAVLLDAEERSVTSHLIKDWLEKLKDALYDADDLLDDFSIQVLRKDLMSGNKLTKEVRLFFSSSNQFAYGLKIGHKIKAIKTRITSIGSEAKMFNLLERDRPEETSFMTKRRQQTHSFVRKDEIIGREDDKATLLKLMLEFESEENVFIIPIVGFGGLGKTALAQFIYNHETVKDHFELRMWVCVSDVFDVKIIVENIIKSVTGLAPDPNLAMDQLQKQLREKIDGKKYLLVLDDIWNEEGEQWFSLKKLLMGGDKGSRIIVTSRSLRVAKITSRCQPHILKGLSDDDAWSLFKQIAFEQRSADSTNLAFVEIGKQILERCGGVPLVIRTIAGTLSFKETENEWRSFKNNQLDKISLKEGEILSTLKLSYDNLQSHLKHCFAYCRLYPKDHEIEVRTLVQFWIAQGFVKQSNPSQSLEEIGLEYFKHLVERNFFQEVKEYEGWLIMCKMHDLMHDLAELVAGMESSIVDSKSSASEIGEKCRHVLINPLLIPLLKGKKLRTLLLFQNYTYQNQSDTIWDLIISNCRCLRILKLDDSNLNIIPRSIHKLKHLRYLDLSRNSYIKFLPKSICKIPYLQALKLDWCVGLEELPKKIEKLVNLTHIECCGCSGLTHMPRGIGKLTTLETLSMFVVDKDGSHGGADLSELSGLNNLRGELTIKNLGFVKNAKEKFRAANLKEKQHLRLLVLEWSSDNEDDDKSLEDLQPHPNLKMLKVDGWKGDAKFPSWLSSLTNLVLLSINGSSKFQHLPSFAQFPCLQELVISNLTELEYMEDNGPHGSQGKVESFFPSLTYLELNNCPNLKSWWRKRPVDDDSNEGDTKVVGASTMAFPCLSYLCIEDCPLTSMPLYPSLDKELNLVNTSSRPLKQTLEMNITSMSPSTSTPSLPLSKLKSFHVENIEELDAHKLDEYLQHFTSLKTLTIRDCKELDLEGMQWEALKNLSHLEIDNIPQLVSLPLGLQHLFQLKTLEIKNCNGLRSVFPVFQHLTFIEEFSIWNCKELELSAIDIQIFQNYTSLRSLWLLNIPKCRHLPEWLQFLTNLRTLYLMDLPNLTSLPDEMRCLTGLKELYIREIPQLKERCRKDIGADWYKIAHITSVFFL, encoded by the exons ATGGCCGAAGCAATTGCATTCGACCTCGCCGTAGAGCTCATTACTAAATTGACCTCCTTTGCTGCCTCTCAAATTGGACTGTGGTGGAATGTCAAAGATGACCTCGATGACCTCAAAACCACTGTCTCCACCATCAAAGCTGTGCTCCTTGATGCAGAGGAGCGATCCGTCACCAGCCATCTTATCAAAGATTGGCTTGAAAAGCTGAAGGATGCACTTTATGATGCGGACGACTTGTTGGATGATTTCTCTATCCAAGTTTTGCGGAAAGATCTGATGAGTGGGAACAAGTTGACCAAAGAGGTACGCCttttcttttcaagctcaaaCCAATTTGCTTACGGTCTAAAAATAGGTCATAAAATTAAGGCCATTAAGACTAGGATAACTTCCATCGGAAGTGAGGCCAAGATGTTCAACTTGTTAGAGCGTGACCGCCCCGAGGAAACCTCTTTCATGACTAAAAGGAGACAGCAAACACACTCTTTTGTGCGTAAAGATGAAATAATTGGGAGGGAAGATGATAAAGCAACTCTTCTAAAACTCATGTTAGAGTTTGAAAGTGAAGAGAATGTTTTTATAATTCCAATTGTGGGGTTTGGAGGGTTAGGAAAGACTGCATTGGCGCAGTTTATCTATAACCATGAAACGGTCAAAGATCATTTTGAATTGAGGATGTGGGTGTGTGTTTCTGATGTCTTTGATGTGAAAATAATTGTAGAAAACATTATCAAATCTGTGACTGGCTTAGCACCTGATCCAAATCTCGCAATGGATCAATTGCAAAAACAACTTCGAGAAAAAATTGATGGGAAAAAATATTTACTTGTTTTAGATGACATTTGGAATGAGGAGGGGGAACAATGGTTTAGCCTAAAGAAGTTATTGATGGGTGGGGATAAAGGAAGTAGGATAATAGTAACTAGTCGATCTTTGAGGGTAGCAAAGATTACTAGTAGATGCCAGCCTCATATTCTGAAAGGCTTGTCCGATGATGATGCTTGGTCTTTGTTCAAACAAATAGCATTTGAGCAAAGATCTGCAGactcaacaaatttagcctttgTGGAAATAGGAAAGCAGATTTTGGAAAGGTGTGGGGGAGTTCCCTTAGTCATAAGGACGATAGCTGGTACGTTATCTTTCAAAGAAACTGAGAATGAGTGGcgttcttttaaaaataatcaacttGATAAAATATCCCTAAAAGAAGGTGAAATTTTATCTACACTTAAGTTGAGTTATGATAATCTCCAATCCCATTTGAAACATTGTTTTGCTTATTGTCGACTATATCCAAAAGATCATGAAATTGAAGTACGAACACTTGTTCAGTTTTGGATTGCACAAGGTTTCGTAAAGCAATCAAATCCAAGTCAATCTCTTGAAGAGATTGGGTTGGAATATTTTAAACATTTAGTGGAAAGAAACTTTTTTCAAGAGGTAAAAGAATATGAAGGCTGGCTTATAATGTGTAAAATGCATGACTTAATGCATGATCTAGCTGAATTAGTAGCAGGGATGGAGAGTAGTATTGTAGATTCAAAATCAAGTGCAAGTGAGATTGGTGAAAAATGTCGTCACGTATTAATTAATCCTTTATTAATTCCTTTGCTTAAGGGAAAGAAGTTGCGAACCTTACTACTATTTCAAAACTATACATATCAAAATCAGAGCGATACAATTTGGGATCTCATAATTTCAAATTGTAGATGCTTGCGGATACTAAAATTGGATGATTCAAATCTTAATATAATTCCACGCTCCATtcataaattaaaacatttaaggTACCTTGATCTTTCTCGCAATTCCTATATTAAATTCCTCCCAAAGAGTATTTGCAAGATACCATATTTGCAAGCTCTAAAACTTGATTGGTGTGTTGGGCTCGAAGAACTGCCGAAGAAGATTGAAAAATTGGTGAATCTTACCCATATCGAGTGTTGTGGTTGTAGTGGCTTAACTCATATGCCACGTGGAATTGGGAAGCTAACTACCCTTGAAACCTTAAGCATGTTTGTAGTGGATAAAGATGGTTCTCATGGTGGTGCAGATCTAAGTGAATTGAGTGGGCTTAACAATTTAAGGGGAGAGttaacaataaaaaatttgggATTCGTGAAAAATGCAAAAGAGAAGTTTAGGGCTGCGAATTTGAAAGAGAAGCAACATTTGAGATTATTGGTTTTAGAATGGAGTAGCGATAACGAAGATGATGACAAGTCACTTGAAGACCTCCAGCCCCATCCTAATCTGAAGATGTTGAAGGTGGATGGGTGGAAGGGCGACGCCAAGTTTCCAAGTTGGCTTTCTTCGCTTACAAATCTCGTCCTTCTTTCCATAAATGGTTCCAGTAAATTCCAACATCTCCCGTCCTTTGCTCAATTTCCTTGTCTTCAAGAGCTGGTGATTTCTAATTTAACTGAGCTCGAGTACATGGAGGATAATGGCCCACATGGAAGTCAAGGAAAAGTAGAATCATTCTTCCCATCGCTTACGTATCTTGAGCTCAACAACTGCCCAAACTTGAAGAGTTGGTGGAGGAAAAGaccagttgatgatgattccaaCGAGGGCGATACAAAAGTTGTAGGAGCATCAACCATGGCATTTCCTTGTCTTTCCTACTTATGTATTGAAGATTGCCCTTTGACTTCAATGCCGTTGTATCCATCACTTGACAAGGAGCTAAACTTAGTGAATACCAGTTCAAGGCCATTAAAGCAGACCCTTGAGATGAACATCACCAGTATGTCACCATCAACTTCAACCCCTTCTCTTCCTCTCTCCAAATTGAAATCTTTCCATGTAGAGAATATCGAGGAACTGGACGCTCACAAGCTAGATGAGTACTTGCAACATTTCACCAGCCTCAAAACTTTAACAATAAGAGATTGCAAGGAGCTTGATTTAGAGGGCATGCAATGGGAAGCCCTGAAGAATCTGTCTCATTTGGAGATTGATAATATTCCACAGCTGGTGTCTCTCCCCCTTGGGCTTCAACATCTTTTCCAATTGAAAACATTAGAAATTAAGAACTGCAATGGATTGAGGTCAGTCTTTCCTGTGTTCCAACATCTCACTTTCATAGAAGAGTTTTCAATATGGAACTGCAAGGAGCTGGAGTTATCTGCAATTGACATCCAAATATTCCAAAATTATACAAGCCTACGCTCTCTATGGCTGCTAAATATTCCAAAGTGTCGGCATCTTCCGGAGTGGCTTCAATTTCTAACCAATCTGCGAACGCTTTATCTCATGGATTTGCCCAATTTGACATCACTTCCAGACGAGATGCGTTGCCTAACCGGTTTAAAAGAATTATACATACGAGAAATTCCCCAATTGAAGGAGAGATGTAGGAAGGACATTGGTGCCGATTGGTATAAGATTGCTCACATTACTTCAG TATTCTTTTTGTGA